In Fluviicola taffensis DSM 16823, the following are encoded in one genomic region:
- a CDS encoding alpha-2-macroglobulin family protein has protein sequence MSRFIILLSIATSLLATIFACSSNKIISVDPKFRKWVSGYTSGIISNSDHIEIELRDQLDSTKLMELGMKSRMDDKVLKKIVEISPAVDADIQWVDFRTIQITPKKSLSSNQIYTVSLNLKEIMNVEDGYEEFNFQFATKPQKIDVSEPNLIEYDSYNLEWYSLRGNFSVTDHFDTTKLKELISVEYQGQKSKMRFEEGYGGNEFFYIVDSIKRSEKEGKLTVNWNGDAISSFSTGSTSIKVPALGDFELSSFEVNDDDDQSIRLSFSEPLSTNQDLNGLIDLEGITGETFSIYYNEVTVFIPKRIEGDYKLKVNSGIKNIKNYSMLKGTERSLQFTASKPKIRITGSGSILPDSKGLIFPFETIGLKSVTVRIIKIYEENVHHFLQVNNLNESDAIFRFGKKIAEKHIQLGVKKEDKSDWKSHVLDLEKWIRPEPGAIYRISIKFEQADALCDCAATAEENSEESASSEESSTDKSWSEEPWHMEDWDDGYNDWGGYGNESPCSPSYYYGKAVSRNILASNIGVIYKMDAKKEAHVFLTDMITTQPIPNASVTFYDFSKQVIASGTTNSEGMYTKTLSEKPFLLIAKYGKQRGYLKLGDRHSNMLSEFDVEGEEVQNGLKGYIYAERGVWRPGDSMYVNFVLRDYENKLPLNHPVNFTLSDPSGNEVSKIIKSKGINGHYDFRTATRHDSQTGIYTARISVGSREFTKYLKVETVKPNRLKLKLTVPSNANSDSLLKLESYWLHGAPAKNLRATVDVEYQSTKTIIPGFSKFEFDSPVRKINSDKNTLFDDDLDVNGKASLKQEVSSLSQASGMLKATYTMRVFEQGGNFSIDRFSQIYSPFKQYVGFRTPDLEADNSLVSGKKHAFDVVLVDGNGQLLKKPSKVRVKIYRMEWRWWYETGDDDLGNFMARNGNMLVYDTLLNNSTGKADFKFGLKEQDYGRFLITVTDEEGFHQSGKTVSIDVPYWSRGNQKNNEYASMLNFSTDKKSYIKGETVKLSIPSPAIGKALISIETRTKIIKKFWVNTIKGETTCSFETTEDMAPNAYVHVSLIQPHSATTNDLPIRMYGIVPISVDDPATHLHPKIEVAKEWRPESTAKVTVKEELGKGMTYTLAIVDEGLLDLTRFNTPNPWNTFYAKEALGIKTWDMYNSVIGAYSGKLNRLLSIGGDGSADDGAGPKANRFKPMVYFLGPFVLPAGSSKTHQIELPTYIGSVRVMVVAHAATAFGSSEETVTIKKPLMVLGTLPRVIGPSETIQLPVDVFAMKDNIKNVDVQVTCNDLLVVNGSKNQGIKFAAEGDQIVNFELKVANKLGVAKIKIFAKSGNETATQEFEVDVRSPNPQVLESETKVIEPGSSVSFSMEQDGIKGSHSYSLEASQFTSINLSGRMSELINYPHGCIEQTTSAVFPQLFAMDIMQFSEKDKSKMTANIRAAITKYQSFQQYEGGFAYWPGDREASDWGSNYAGHFIIEAEQHGFTLPANLKSRWIDYQKNKANNWSSESYSSYSNHAEESNQLIQAYRLYTLALAGKPELGAMNRLKENSKLGITAKWRLAAAYYLVGQKDLAKQMTRNLSFTATAYREYSYSYGSTLRDKAMNLEAGLMIESKSTDQLEKEIADVLKSNQWLSTQEAGYCILSLTSGKIKNGGALQFEVNSEKVTANKCMTTKNYTEADGSKMKRLSVKNTSAKKIYLTFCTTKVPQIGKEKHIRSNLDMDITYTNLNGVKIDPTKIVQGTDFIMEVKLKNPTKDQFYREMALSQIMPSGWEIHNARLYDEESTPNIDYQDYRDDRVYSYFKLAPNETKIFKIQLNASYLGKFYLPAVFSEAMYDHSVNAQEKGRWVEVTKIVKQPKSS, from the coding sequence ATGTCTCGCTTCATTATTCTTCTATCTATTGCTACCAGTTTACTCGCAACAATCTTTGCTTGTTCCAGCAATAAAATCATTTCAGTAGATCCCAAATTTAGAAAATGGGTTTCTGGATACACTTCGGGAATTATATCCAATTCCGATCATATTGAAATCGAACTCCGAGATCAATTGGATTCAACCAAATTGATGGAATTAGGCATGAAATCCCGCATGGACGATAAAGTATTAAAAAAAATCGTTGAAATCAGTCCTGCTGTAGATGCAGATATTCAATGGGTCGATTTCAGAACTATTCAGATAACACCTAAAAAATCGTTGAGTTCCAACCAAATCTATACGGTTAGCTTGAATTTGAAAGAAATCATGAACGTGGAAGATGGTTACGAAGAATTCAATTTTCAATTCGCAACAAAACCACAAAAAATAGATGTTTCAGAGCCAAATTTAATTGAATACGATTCATACAATTTAGAATGGTACTCCTTACGCGGGAATTTTTCTGTAACGGACCACTTTGACACCACAAAATTGAAAGAACTTATTTCCGTGGAGTATCAAGGTCAAAAATCAAAAATGCGGTTTGAAGAAGGTTATGGAGGCAACGAATTTTTCTATATCGTTGACAGTATAAAACGTTCAGAGAAAGAAGGTAAACTAACCGTAAACTGGAATGGTGATGCAATTTCATCCTTTTCAACGGGTTCTACAAGCATTAAAGTTCCTGCTCTTGGCGATTTTGAGTTGAGCTCTTTTGAAGTAAATGACGACGATGACCAAAGTATTCGCCTTTCATTTTCAGAGCCATTATCAACCAATCAAGACTTAAATGGATTGATTGACTTAGAAGGTATTACTGGTGAAACGTTTTCTATCTATTACAATGAAGTAACGGTCTTTATTCCAAAACGAATTGAAGGAGATTACAAACTAAAAGTCAATTCGGGAATCAAGAACATCAAAAATTACTCGATGTTAAAAGGCACTGAGCGTTCATTGCAATTTACTGCCTCCAAACCAAAAATCAGGATTACAGGAAGTGGCTCTATTCTACCCGACTCGAAAGGATTGATTTTTCCCTTTGAAACCATTGGATTGAAATCTGTTACCGTTCGAATTATCAAAATCTATGAGGAAAATGTACATCATTTCTTGCAAGTAAACAATTTGAATGAATCGGATGCGATATTCCGTTTCGGAAAGAAGATTGCTGAAAAACACATTCAGTTGGGAGTCAAAAAAGAAGATAAAAGCGATTGGAAGTCCCATGTTCTCGATTTGGAGAAATGGATCCGACCAGAACCAGGAGCAATTTACCGCATCTCAATCAAGTTTGAACAAGCAGATGCCTTGTGTGATTGTGCTGCTACCGCTGAAGAAAACTCAGAAGAATCTGCTTCATCCGAAGAATCATCAACAGACAAAAGCTGGTCTGAAGAACCTTGGCACATGGAAGATTGGGATGATGGATACAATGATTGGGGCGGTTATGGAAACGAATCTCCATGCAGCCCAAGTTATTACTATGGAAAAGCAGTTTCTCGCAACATTTTAGCTTCAAATATCGGGGTAATCTATAAAATGGATGCGAAAAAAGAAGCACATGTTTTCCTCACAGACATGATTACGACTCAACCCATTCCAAATGCTTCCGTGACTTTCTATGATTTTTCCAAACAAGTAATTGCTTCTGGAACAACCAATTCAGAAGGAATGTACACCAAGACACTTTCTGAAAAACCGTTTCTATTGATTGCAAAATATGGAAAACAGCGCGGCTATCTAAAATTGGGCGATCGCCATTCGAATATGCTGTCGGAATTTGATGTAGAAGGTGAAGAAGTTCAAAATGGATTAAAAGGCTACATATATGCTGAACGTGGAGTTTGGAGACCAGGAGATTCGATGTATGTCAATTTTGTACTTCGAGATTACGAAAACAAACTTCCACTCAATCACCCTGTAAATTTCACGTTATCAGACCCTTCTGGAAATGAAGTTAGTAAGATAATCAAATCGAAAGGAATCAATGGACATTACGATTTTAGAACGGCTACTCGTCATGATTCTCAAACTGGAATCTATACTGCTAGAATTAGTGTTGGATCGCGAGAATTTACCAAATATTTGAAAGTAGAAACAGTAAAACCCAACCGCTTGAAGTTGAAATTAACTGTTCCCAGCAATGCAAACTCAGATAGTTTATTGAAACTCGAATCGTATTGGTTACACGGAGCTCCAGCAAAAAACTTAAGAGCTACAGTCGATGTGGAATATCAGTCCACCAAAACAATCATTCCCGGGTTTTCGAAATTTGAATTTGATTCTCCTGTCCGAAAAATCAACTCCGACAAAAACACCTTGTTTGATGATGATTTGGATGTCAACGGGAAAGCTTCCCTCAAACAAGAAGTATCCTCACTTTCACAAGCTTCCGGAATGTTGAAAGCAACCTATACTATGCGTGTTTTCGAACAAGGAGGAAACTTCTCAATCGACCGTTTTTCACAGATCTATTCACCTTTCAAGCAATATGTAGGATTTAGAACTCCTGACCTAGAAGCTGATAATTCATTAGTCTCTGGAAAGAAACATGCATTCGATGTAGTTTTGGTTGATGGAAATGGACAATTATTGAAAAAGCCATCCAAGGTGCGGGTGAAAATTTACCGCATGGAATGGAGATGGTGGTATGAAACAGGAGATGATGATTTAGGGAACTTCATGGCACGAAATGGAAACATGCTGGTTTACGATACCTTATTGAATAATTCAACAGGAAAAGCAGACTTCAAGTTCGGTTTAAAAGAACAAGATTATGGACGCTTTTTGATCACTGTAACAGACGAAGAAGGTTTTCATCAATCTGGGAAAACTGTATCCATTGATGTTCCTTATTGGAGTCGCGGAAATCAAAAAAACAATGAATATGCTTCCATGTTGAACTTCTCAACAGATAAAAAATCCTATATAAAAGGAGAAACGGTCAAATTGAGTATTCCATCTCCTGCTATTGGAAAAGCACTCATTTCGATTGAAACACGCACTAAAATCATCAAGAAATTTTGGGTAAATACCATTAAAGGTGAAACAACTTGTTCTTTTGAAACAACAGAAGACATGGCTCCAAATGCATATGTTCATGTGAGTTTGATTCAACCCCATAGTGCAACAACCAATGATTTACCGATTCGAATGTACGGAATTGTTCCAATAAGTGTCGATGATCCAGCAACTCATTTGCATCCAAAAATTGAAGTTGCAAAAGAATGGCGACCAGAATCAACTGCAAAAGTAACTGTGAAAGAAGAATTAGGAAAAGGTATGACCTATACTTTAGCAATTGTGGACGAAGGATTGTTAGATTTAACGCGTTTCAATACACCAAACCCATGGAATACATTCTATGCAAAAGAAGCTCTTGGGATCAAAACATGGGATATGTACAATTCTGTGATTGGTGCGTATTCTGGTAAATTGAATCGCTTATTGAGTATTGGCGGAGATGGTTCAGCAGATGATGGCGCCGGACCAAAAGCCAATCGTTTCAAGCCAATGGTTTATTTCTTAGGACCCTTTGTTTTGCCAGCAGGATCTTCAAAAACACATCAAATTGAACTTCCAACGTATATCGGATCCGTTCGTGTTATGGTCGTAGCTCATGCTGCAACTGCATTCGGAAGTTCAGAAGAAACAGTAACAATTAAAAAGCCTTTGATGGTTTTGGGAACTTTACCTCGTGTAATCGGACCAAGTGAAACGATTCAATTACCTGTTGATGTCTTCGCAATGAAAGACAACATTAAAAATGTTGACGTACAAGTTACTTGCAATGATTTATTAGTAGTCAACGGTTCAAAAAATCAAGGAATTAAATTTGCTGCAGAAGGTGATCAGATTGTTAATTTCGAATTGAAAGTTGCGAATAAATTGGGAGTTGCGAAAATCAAGATCTTTGCGAAATCGGGGAATGAAACAGCAACCCAAGAATTCGAAGTCGATGTGCGAAGTCCAAATCCGCAAGTTTTGGAAAGCGAAACAAAAGTAATAGAACCAGGTTCTTCAGTTAGTTTTTCCATGGAGCAAGACGGAATCAAGGGTTCTCACTCCTACTCATTGGAGGCAAGTCAATTTACTTCCATCAATCTAAGCGGGCGAATGTCAGAATTAATCAATTACCCGCATGGATGCATTGAACAAACAACTTCGGCTGTGTTTCCTCAGCTTTTCGCAATGGATATTATGCAATTCAGTGAAAAAGATAAAAGTAAAATGACTGCAAACATTCGCGCAGCCATCACAAAGTATCAAAGCTTTCAGCAATACGAAGGTGGATTTGCTTACTGGCCTGGAGATCGAGAAGCAAGTGATTGGGGTTCAAATTATGCCGGACATTTCATCATCGAAGCAGAGCAACATGGATTTACTTTACCTGCAAATTTAAAATCGCGTTGGATCGATTATCAGAAAAATAAGGCAAATAATTGGTCTTCTGAATCGTATTCTAGCTATTCCAATCATGCGGAAGAATCCAATCAACTGATTCAAGCTTATCGCTTATATACCTTGGCTTTGGCAGGAAAACCTGAATTGGGTGCAATGAATCGCCTAAAAGAAAATTCCAAATTGGGAATTACTGCCAAATGGAGATTAGCGGCCGCTTATTATTTGGTTGGTCAGAAAGATTTGGCAAAACAAATGACTCGTAATTTGAGTTTCACAGCTACTGCTTACCGTGAATATTCGTATTCATACGGTTCAACTTTGCGTGATAAAGCCATGAATCTGGAAGCAGGATTAATGATTGAATCAAAATCTACGGATCAATTGGAAAAAGAAATTGCAGATGTCCTAAAATCGAATCAGTGGTTGAGTACACAAGAAGCGGGTTATTGTATTCTTTCCTTAACAAGTGGAAAAATAAAGAATGGTGGAGCGCTTCAATTTGAGGTAAACTCAGAAAAAGTGACTGCTAACAAATGCATGACCACCAAAAATTACACGGAAGCTGACGGGTCTAAAATGAAGCGATTGAGTGTTAAGAATACTTCTGCAAAAAAAATCTACTTGACTTTCTGTACCACGAAAGTTCCGCAAATTGGCAAGGAGAAACACATTCGCAGTAATCTTGACATGGATATTACGTATACGAATTTGAATGGTGTAAAAATCGATCCAACTAAAATTGTGCAAGGAACGGATTTCATTATGGAAGTAAAATTGAAAAATCCTACGAAAGATCAATTCTACCGGGAAATGGCGTTGAGTCAGATTATGCCGAGTGGTTGGGAAATACATAATGCCAGATTGTACGACGAAGAAAGCACTCCCAATATTGATTACCAAGATTACAGAGATGACCGTGTTTACAGTTATTTCAAATTGGCTCCGAATGAAACGAAGATTTTTAAAATTCAGTTGAATGCATCTTACTTGGGGAAATTCTATTTACCAGCAGTTTTTTCAGAAGCAATGTATGACCATTCGGTGAATGCGCAGGAAAAAGGCCGATGGGTTGAAGTGACTAAAATTGTAAAACAACCTAAATCATCCTGA
- a CDS encoding M1 family metallopeptidase, with product MKLKYLFSIAALILFISSCGNDAEPLDKDQSINGVVASHDAHSFSNTDEIRTKHLDLEIDVDFEKKTIYGVARHHMQRLKDTDTAIFDINGPEIQKVTLGKKGHEKETDFIIGTMQEFLGQPLSVKIDKNTEYINIYYKTTENAGALDWMDPELTEGKEHPYLYTQGQAILTRTWIPVQGTPANRITYSADVTVPSELLALMSASNPKVKNPEGKYHFEMKQPIPVYLIALAVGDLEYKSLGKNCGIYTEPSMVDKAAWEFEDLPKMIHAAENLYGPYQWEQYDVIVLPYSFPFGGMENPRLTFANPTLIAGDRSAVSVIAHELAHSWSGNLVTNASWNDFWLNEGFTVYFENRIMEELYGKEVADMLALIEFQELQTEMSELDEEDTHLKLELSKRNPDDGMTSIAYVKGAFLLKTLERDFGRQRFDAFLKKYFSDHAFQTLTTEQFKNYLNENLISQTDVNFNIDEWLYKSGLPKNCYAVSSPRFEKIQSLAHEFAGGKDIFKKPAKKKGKKQLPALTRDQYVPQEWQAFIRALPKKMDPKRLALIDEKLHFNNWGNAEVATEWYVLGINSNYTDIRPDIERFISKVGRRKFLLPIYTALNKNKESKAWGLEVYKKVRMNYHPVSTMTMDELLGYKP from the coding sequence ATGAAACTAAAATACTTGTTCAGCATCGCTGCTCTTATTCTATTTATATCTAGTTGCGGAAACGATGCAGAGCCTTTGGATAAGGATCAATCCATCAATGGAGTAGTTGCAAGTCACGATGCACATTCCTTTTCAAATACAGATGAAATTCGAACAAAACACTTGGATTTAGAAATCGATGTCGATTTTGAGAAAAAAACAATCTATGGTGTTGCGCGTCATCATATGCAACGATTGAAAGACACTGATACAGCCATTTTTGACATCAACGGACCTGAAATTCAAAAAGTAACTCTTGGAAAAAAAGGGCACGAAAAGGAAACCGATTTCATTATCGGAACCATGCAAGAATTTTTGGGGCAACCTTTAAGTGTGAAAATTGACAAGAATACCGAATACATCAATATTTACTACAAAACAACCGAAAATGCAGGTGCATTGGATTGGATGGATCCTGAATTGACTGAAGGAAAAGAACATCCTTACTTGTATACGCAAGGTCAAGCAATTCTCACGCGTACTTGGATTCCTGTACAAGGAACACCTGCAAATCGAATTACTTATAGCGCTGATGTAACTGTTCCTTCTGAATTATTGGCATTGATGAGTGCTTCAAATCCGAAAGTGAAAAACCCAGAAGGAAAGTATCACTTCGAGATGAAACAACCTATTCCAGTTTACTTGATTGCTTTAGCTGTTGGTGATTTGGAGTATAAAAGCTTAGGTAAAAACTGTGGAATTTATACAGAACCTTCAATGGTTGATAAAGCTGCATGGGAGTTTGAAGATCTTCCAAAAATGATTCACGCTGCTGAAAACTTATACGGACCTTACCAATGGGAACAATATGATGTGATTGTTTTACCTTACTCCTTCCCTTTTGGTGGGATGGAAAATCCACGTTTGACTTTTGCGAATCCAACATTGATTGCTGGAGATCGAAGTGCCGTTTCTGTTATTGCTCACGAATTGGCACATTCTTGGTCAGGGAATTTGGTTACAAATGCCAGTTGGAATGACTTCTGGTTAAATGAAGGGTTCACGGTTTACTTTGAGAATCGAATCATGGAAGAATTATACGGAAAAGAAGTAGCCGACATGCTTGCTTTAATCGAATTCCAAGAACTTCAAACAGAAATGTCTGAATTAGACGAAGAAGATACGCATTTAAAACTCGAACTTTCCAAAAGAAATCCAGATGATGGAATGACTTCTATCGCATATGTAAAAGGTGCATTCTTATTAAAAACCTTGGAACGCGATTTTGGAAGACAACGTTTTGATGCATTCTTGAAAAAATATTTCTCCGATCACGCATTTCAAACACTCACTACGGAGCAGTTCAAAAATTACTTAAATGAAAACCTGATTAGTCAAACAGATGTGAATTTCAACATTGATGAATGGTTATACAAATCAGGATTGCCCAAAAATTGTTATGCTGTTAGTTCTCCTCGTTTCGAGAAAATTCAAAGTTTAGCCCATGAATTTGCAGGTGGAAAGGACATTTTCAAAAAACCAGCGAAGAAAAAAGGGAAAAAGCAACTTCCAGCTTTAACGCGTGATCAATATGTTCCACAAGAATGGCAAGCATTCATTCGCGCTTTACCTAAGAAAATGGATCCGAAACGATTAGCTCTTATCGATGAAAAATTGCATTTCAATAATTGGGGAAATGCTGAAGTTGCCACAGAATGGTATGTACTTGGAATCAATTCAAACTACACAGACATTCGACCTGATATTGAACGATTCATTTCTAAAGTTGGACGTAGAAAGTTCTTATTGCCGATTTATACAGCATTGAATAAAAACAAAGAAAGCAAAGCTTGGGGATTGGAAGTTTACAAAAAAGTGAGAATGAATTATCATCCTGTTTCAACAATGACTATGGATGAATTATTGGGATATAAACCGTGA
- a CDS encoding tRNA threonylcarbamoyladenosine dehydratase — MSKWLERTELILGPEEMNRLKSAHVLIVGLGGIGSFAAEFIARAGVGTMTIVDGDTFDITNKNRQLTALDSTIGKNKAVVLGERIKDINPDIHLNIVEEFVLPARVWELLDQYKPNYVMDCIDSVTPKLEWIIACKSRKIKVITHLGAGGKIDPARVHVAKLPDSYNCKLGAHIKKRLKKKNVGFEKIKCVYSSELQLKDSLKMTDGNNYKRSFYGTVSYMPALFGLMGAAEVIRYLTKKETRESKALDK; from the coding sequence ATGAGTAAGTGGTTGGAGCGTACAGAGTTGATTTTAGGACCCGAAGAAATGAATCGTCTGAAATCAGCTCATGTACTCATTGTGGGACTTGGAGGAATTGGATCTTTTGCTGCAGAATTTATTGCTAGAGCAGGAGTTGGAACGATGACTATTGTGGATGGAGATACTTTTGACATCACCAATAAAAACAGACAACTAACCGCTTTAGATTCTACCATTGGGAAAAATAAAGCAGTTGTTTTAGGTGAACGTATCAAAGATATCAATCCAGATATTCACTTAAACATCGTCGAAGAGTTTGTGCTTCCTGCACGTGTTTGGGAATTACTAGATCAGTACAAACCTAATTATGTGATGGATTGTATCGACAGTGTGACTCCAAAACTAGAATGGATTATAGCTTGTAAAAGTCGAAAAATAAAAGTCATCACACATTTAGGAGCAGGTGGTAAAATTGATCCAGCACGCGTTCATGTTGCCAAACTACCTGATAGCTACAATTGTAAATTAGGAGCACATATCAAAAAAAGACTCAAGAAAAAAAATGTTGGGTTTGAAAAAATTAAATGTGTGTATTCGTCCGAATTACAGCTGAAAGATTCTTTAAAAATGACCGATGGAAACAACTACAAACGCTCATTTTATGGAACGGTAAGCTACATGCCTGCCTTGTTTGGATTAATGGGTGCCGCAGAAGTAATTCGTTATTTGACGAAAAAAGAAACAAGAGAAAGCAAAGCTCTTGATAAATAA
- a CDS encoding TatD family hydrolase, whose product MSDLESLFDSHTHNFETKNRGIVQLTELSGSQLPEFFSFGIHPKEQPFNLEELDLICSELSSNPGFLAIGEIGLDNRYDAIQKQEELYVFQLKIAQKLQKPVILHCVNTWDRCRFLHEKNAPNTSIIYHGFNKASITKNVLEYQQAIISIGESILTNQKLQSGIQQIPLERLLLETDMGEIDLIETYQMVAEIKKVSLYALTEQLNKNANRIFKYE is encoded by the coding sequence ATGTCTGATTTAGAGAGCCTTTTCGATTCACACACACACAATTTTGAAACAAAAAATCGTGGAATTGTTCAATTAACGGAACTTTCAGGAAGTCAATTGCCTGAATTTTTCTCTTTTGGCATTCACCCAAAGGAACAACCTTTCAACTTAGAAGAACTGGATCTGATTTGTTCAGAATTATCTTCTAATCCTGGATTTTTGGCAATCGGTGAAATTGGGTTGGATAATCGATATGATGCGATTCAGAAACAAGAAGAATTGTATGTGTTTCAGTTGAAAATTGCTCAAAAACTTCAAAAACCAGTTATTCTTCATTGCGTGAATACTTGGGATAGATGTCGTTTTCTACATGAAAAGAATGCTCCTAATACCTCGATAATATACCACGGCTTCAATAAAGCTTCCATTACTAAGAATGTGTTGGAATATCAACAAGCAATCATCAGTATTGGCGAATCCATCTTAACCAATCAAAAACTTCAATCGGGTATTCAACAAATTCCTTTGGAGCGCTTATTACTGGAGACAGATATGGGAGAAATTGACCTGATTGAAACCTACCAAATGGTCGCTGAAATAAAAAAAGTATCTTTGTATGCCCTAACCGAACAACTAAATAAAAACGCAAACCGAATTTTTAAGTATGAGTAA
- a CDS encoding peptide MFS transporter — protein MENSTPKGHPKGLYLLFTTEMWERFSYYGMRAIFTLFLIKALMFDKETASGIYGSYTSLVYLTPIIGGYFADNIWGNRKSIFVGGIMMAIGQLFMFLSASVYQNQSLALILMIVGLTCLIFGNGFFKPNISTLVGQLYAETDKRKDAAYTIFYMGINLGAFIAPLLCGFLGERYDSAGEAIPGAFKWGFLCACIGMIISVITFEMRKNKVLVTPEGEPIGVVPNVQRLSADQMGEAQTGKKSKNNIYIGVLVGMILLVLLRFFVFMAEDESTIDMVNNYISSAIFAISISIPLIIITDKSLSKIEKQRIWVIFIVAFFVIFFWAAFEQAGASLTFFAAEQTNRDILGFSMPASWFNSFNAVFIVLLAPLISILWTKLAKKNLEPASPYKQAFGLLFLALGYVFIAIGVDGVEPGVKVSIIWLTGLYFIHTIGELFLSPIGLSMVNKLAPVRFASLLMGVWFLSTAAANNFAGFLSSFYPDPVLNATEVRALEKEFTTNTYKCYLVADEVKTATIADTVKVIDEKGKAVEVKFSDIKFDRLLPEVKNKEDKKTIEANAKLIQEKKIEFAKRAVNKKKSFLGIQITDLKSFFWLFVYLAGGSAVILFLLSKLLVKMMNGVK, from the coding sequence ATGGAAAATTCGACCCCGAAAGGACATCCAAAAGGATTGTATTTATTGTTTACCACTGAAATGTGGGAACGTTTCTCGTATTATGGGATGCGTGCAATCTTTACTCTATTCTTAATCAAAGCATTGATGTTTGATAAAGAAACTGCATCAGGAATTTATGGTTCTTATACAAGTTTGGTATATTTAACGCCAATTATTGGAGGATATTTTGCTGATAATATTTGGGGGAATAGGAAGTCTATTTTTGTTGGTGGTATTATGATGGCAATTGGACAGTTGTTTATGTTCTTATCAGCATCTGTCTATCAGAATCAGAGTTTGGCCTTAATATTAATGATTGTTGGTTTAACATGTTTGATTTTTGGAAATGGATTCTTTAAACCGAATATTTCGACATTAGTTGGACAATTATATGCAGAAACAGACAAACGAAAAGATGCCGCTTACACCATTTTTTACATGGGTATCAACTTGGGGGCATTTATAGCTCCATTGCTTTGTGGATTCTTGGGTGAGAGATATGATTCTGCTGGAGAGGCAATTCCGGGGGCATTCAAATGGGGATTCCTTTGTGCATGTATAGGGATGATCATTTCAGTGATTACGTTTGAAATGAGAAAAAACAAAGTATTGGTTACACCAGAAGGAGAGCCAATTGGAGTTGTACCAAACGTACAGAGACTTTCAGCTGATCAAATGGGTGAAGCTCAAACTGGTAAAAAATCAAAAAACAACATCTATATTGGCGTTCTAGTTGGAATGATTCTATTGGTATTGTTGCGTTTCTTTGTCTTCATGGCAGAAGATGAAAGTACAATAGACATGGTAAATAATTACATTTCGTCAGCTATTTTCGCGATTTCCATTAGTATTCCATTAATCATTATTACAGATAAATCTTTAAGTAAAATTGAGAAACAACGTATTTGGGTAATATTTATCGTTGCATTCTTCGTAATCTTTTTCTGGGCCGCATTTGAGCAGGCCGGTGCTTCTTTGACATTCTTTGCGGCTGAACAAACGAATAGAGATATCCTAGGATTTTCAATGCCTGCAAGTTGGTTTAATAGTTTCAATGCCGTATTTATTGTTCTTTTAGCTCCGCTTATTTCTATTCTTTGGACGAAATTGGCTAAGAAAAATCTAGAGCCTGCATCACCGTATAAACAAGCATTTGGATTATTGTTTTTAGCACTAGGTTATGTGTTTATCGCAATTGGAGTTGACGGAGTTGAGCCAGGGGTGAAAGTGAGTATTATTTGGTTAACAGGATTGTATTTTATTCACACGATTGGTGAGTTATTCTTGTCTCCGATTGGACTTTCAATGGTGAATAAATTGGCACCAGTTCGCTTTGCATCTTTATTGATGGGGGTTTGGTTCTTAAGTACAGCTGCTGCAAATAACTTCGCTGGCTTCTTGAGCTCATTCTACCCAGATCCAGTTTTGAATGCTACAGAAGTTAGAGCTTTGGAAAAAGAATTCACTACAAATACATACAAATGTTATTTGGTTGCGGATGAAGTGAAAACTGCTACGATTGCTGATACCGTTAAAGTAATTGATGAGAAGGGTAAGGCTGTTGAGGTGAAATTCTCCGATATTAAATTTGATCGCCTTCTTCCTGAAGTGAAAAATAAAGAAGACAAAAAGACAATTGAGGCGAATGCTAAGCTTATTCAAGAGAAAAAAATTGAATTTGCCAAGAGAGCAGTCAATAAGAAAAAATCATTCCTAGGAATACAGATTACAGATTTGAAATCATTCTTTTGGCTTTTTGTATATTTGGCAGGAGGTTCAGCTGTTATTTTATTCTTGTTGAGCAAATTGTTAGTAAAAATGATGAATGGGGTGAAATAA